In the genome of Aedes aegypti strain LVP_AGWG chromosome 2, AaegL5.0 Primary Assembly, whole genome shotgun sequence, the window GCATTCTTATAGTATATTCAATGCTATAATGAAAAACCTAATCCTCAAATGACGCTTGTTGACGAGAAGAGAATGATATAATTAGTAAAttagtaaatagtggtattatTAGTAAAAGAAACGGGTTTAATAAGATTCTGTTGTATCCTTGTACGTCCATGCGTGTTCCTGTTCAGCACGATTTCTTCAATGTTAGGAGGTTTTGATTAAACTGTTACCGGATGAGTGTCTGGAAGCATAAATAAAAAACGTatagaaaaaaacaaacaaggaCCGCTTCATCATAAACCACGTAAAGTATCGGTTCTCGGTGATGCTAATCAATAGTGTTCATTAGAAAACACTCTTGATTATTATCACCATTGGCACCACTGGTGTGCATCCTTCTCTTCAGAGTAAAGATACATTAAAGCCCCGAGACCTGACAGCAGTCAAGCTGATCACAAGGTTGTGCCTTTGCCCAGGGGTAAACTCTAATAAACTGCTCatctttttattatattattattatacatataaaagtttaatggtatttgctcgcctttctagtgatttttattattctttttgtaAAGTGAAATGTTAATATTCAATAAGTTGTTTATACacactccaaaaattcctccaaaatgaaAGTGAAGCACAAAATTTgtagttctgaaacctagctttcCATATATTAAACTTCATGAGTTTTGCAAACCAAGCCATTGAATTCATTCTCATGGGAATTATTGAAGTATTAGATATtagatttttcggaagaattggcttgtttaggagtATCCAGTGTTTTGTATTTTCTGAATCTACATTAAAGTttgaacccagacaaccaaaatgtacgtataatgaaatcacctggaggctttatatgtgcaaaatttcacttataagatgtcgcgaaaaggccttctacgtacaaaagtggaggcgatatgcgtgcatagattatgtgatgaataataacatacaatacgagtgtataaatattctaccgaatcaACCTGtcatcttatgcgacttaacttatgataacaaatgttgatttgacagctgctacggattgatgcgacttactttgtacgagtgtacgagacgaaacaaaatgtataaatgaactcagaaaagaagtgttttatgcgaggaaactcatcaagctgacgagtttatccacggtgttttgcgggtttgatgtaattagtatgaataaacgagttgtaacgtgaaatttcatgcgatttctggttgtctgggtacctGAACTATTGCcctgaaaatattttaataacgcGTTGgatattagtatggaaatcacttttgaatcacccccggAAAATTCAACTTCGAGCAAGCTGTCATtgtttaaattgaaatgtcttTGAGTCTAcggtttgaaatattttaatatattgGTAAAAATATAtaacgaacaaaaaaataaaaatgaaaaaattaagttattttttcgattttttttatttttaacggtagttgttaaactttttccaatcgtcatctggatcattatttaacCTGATTTTTactctaaaaataaaaaaaaaaacctaactgatgtcaaaaaaatgatgaatttttttccccgaaaattttgaaaacacataaaagaaaattaatatttgtatcagcttTATGTCTTGTATACTTGTTTGTTGCATACTTCAAGGCATTTAGAGCATACTTTTCGGACTCATTAGCCTTTGAATGATTAACcattaataaatgattattaaTAAAAGTAATAGTTAAATGGCATCTTctaaggcaccgtccacaaatcaCGTAATGCTTGAAGGGGAAGGGGTAGGCTCATACGGTGcgactcaaacaaaattttgaaaatgttcatacCAAAAGCATTACGATGGGGAGAGGGCTTTCGCCAGGGTTAAAAAAAAGCTCAATTTTTAGCGCTACGTAATGAATGGATGCTACTTACACGCCTTGACTTATGCAACGAATGAGCCATAAACATGAAAATGAATGACTTTACTCATTATTGAAGAGaacaattcaaattgaaaagctTTAAGCATTATTTATCGAATGTTTAAGCAAGATTAACTTAACGCTCTGCTACATTCAGTGGATATCTGCAGATGTTAGATTGCAAACATCAAACGTGAAAAGGACTAATTTTTGAACTCGAAAATGTTGGgctaattttcggattttcatacaaagtatacaACAATCTTATGAACGGCCAAAAAACTAGTGCAAGGTCGAAATTTTGAGATCTGCCCCTATAAACAGCAATCCTTCATGTAGAATGGTACCACTCACAAGCTTCCAACCGCGTCTTCGCATTCGGATCATACACAACTAAGAAATGCACCGTCTTACATGGAGGAAATATTTAAGGATCTCTTTTAGTCTTATGATAACGTCTTCGGATACAAAGCAAGGCCATGCTGTACTTGGTTGGATTTGGACGTTCCTTGGGCATAAACTCTCATTGTTCGTGTcacaagatataagaaatgcaaaAATTACGTATACATTAGAAGGTTTGCCAAAACTGTtataatttcataaaatatgacTTAATGACTCTGATTAAACTCGTTGAATAATCTAAGATGCATAATTGTTGAAATTTCAAGTggtggaggattttttttgtacatCGAATCTGAGCTTCCACACACGTAATTAATATGTTTTATTATATTTCCTCTATCCGCTTGCCGGCGACTCGCCTGTCTAATACAACGTAACAGGAATGATCGTACTACTGAAAGACACGTGCGACAACCTCTAAAGGAGGATGACACCGCCCATATAAATATATCGGTGCATGTGACACCATTCAGTGTGGTTACCAACTCCCGATAATACGCGCTGATTCGCACTATTCACCATGGGCTTGGCGACTACGTCGATCGCTCTGCTTGTTCTAAGCTTAGCAGCTGTGGGGCGCTGTGACCTTCCTCAGTACAGTGTGTACAAAAGTTTATTCACGGCACTGTACGAATGCGGGGAATATCTCCAGGTGGATAATGTAACGTTGGATCAGTACATTTACTACGGCTATCCCAGTATTCCGGAAGTGAAACGTCTCATTCATTGTGCTATGGTGAACGTCGGTGCTTGGAATGACAATATCGGCGTAAGGCCAAAcgtcttcagatatttcttcaaaccGAACGAGTTGGACACCGAGTACGAGGAACGAACGCAACAATGTCTGGCTCAAATCTGCCCAAATGAATACGACCAAAACTATCGAGCTTTTGAGACATTCAGCTGCTATTATCGTCAGTACGGTCGTCTGGTGAAAGAGGATGTGTTCAATCCATTGGAAACTCTGGAGTTTTTGCAGCTTCTTCAGTTCATCAAACTTGTCCTGAATATTCCAAACGAAAAAGTGGTACAGTTCGCTGCTGGTGACTATCTGAACGATCCACTATTCAAGCAAGCCCTCTACATCGGAGTAGTTCGAATCGGAGCCTTGAGTAGAGATAAAGGTTTTCTACCAGATGTTGGCTATGCTCAGTATGGTTACCCGCAGCTGATCTCTCCATGTGTTCAGAAATGCATCGCCGATGTTGCTGCTCAATACATGAATGCCGATAAGCGAGAGTTAGTGTACCAAGTCTACGTGCAGTGTTGGTATTCATTCTTGGATCCATTCCTACGATCCCAGTTCCAGGCGGCTTTGGATGGATCACTCTGTGATGTACAGGTCAAATACTAATGGTACAGAAAATGGAAAGTAATAAATGTTGTTCTGCAATAATAAATGGTTGACATTTACTCTATGACAATCTACGAGAATGATCACCCCTGATCTGTGTTTCTTGTGAATCGTATGGTAGAAGAACATTATCTAAAGCAGGGGCGTGTCCACATTTAAAgccatgggtaggacaaccgTTGGTGAAATCTATTTGTCAAAAGAAATCCAGAGAAAAAACAATATGGGATCCAAGACAGCAAACTGAAAGTGACTGTTTATATGTCGGTCATTGACACAAGACTGAGAAAGCTTCAAGATCATTGGTCCGACTAACTTCAAGAGTGATTTattatttgatcaaaatttataTCCTTTTTTAGACCAGTTCACTTAGACAGACTCATTAAAACTAGAACAAACTTCGAAACTTAACGGGTATTCAACACGTtcttgtctcaagcatcaaaataccgctctTTACatgattaagggttgctgaatcgattgccgttttcaaaaatatcatagcacgtctagtttttgaaatattgcctaagcaacttgcatgcaagtttgtcagcttgtatgggaatttatttgcttaatttgccacagaattcaaacttcatgtgtataataaTACATATCATCAAAGtacataatactttcgatgctcaaaagttattttttttttggtgatttagaaaagtgttgtattttgccatctaagagaaacgaagatttctgtatggagactgcaaccatgttgaaaaaatcgatttcatctttattttatcatgcaatttcacccaaattatatctgaaatgatagTTTAAGTCCTTTTTGTATGATtgctggattagatcacaaaaaagttcgaTAAATCATtccttaaattttatgtaaacatgaACTAAACCAGTGTttaatacaactttggcgacctgtagctaaaatttgttacttgcagggacaattttgaaaacggcatcagattcaacgaccccaaatctactagagacacataatttaatccttgagacacgcacaaatgttatttttgttacgctgtgtattgTTCTCTAATTCCCATTAAAAGGCTGTGAATCTGtctatttattttattctttctaGAATTTGAAATAAGAATTCCAGAGAAAGCTAGAAAGAGGAAACGAATAATTTCTGGACTGTCATGagtcgcaagtcagtcccatatATAAACAGCagacattaaaaaaatgtactGAGAAGTTTTTGCGCGTTTCTGCCTAATTTAACAGAAAAGGTCATGAAcaactaccgtaaaactaaAAATTACATATACTTCGCAATTGgcttaaatggacaaattgatgagaaatttgcgaaaaagttacaagtCTTCtgggtgagaatcgaactcacgactccctgttcaccaATTAGGGCGCATTACCCCTACACTATGTAAGTCTCGGTCAGCCAATCGGGAGCGTCTTGGAGACTCCCCGCCTCAACTGCCTCAGGGTCGGCACGCTTACCCTAATTTACCGCGGACAGAGAATCTTCGCACTAGAATTAGAAAATATCACAGCACTTCACGATTTAAAACTCCTACTTTATTTCTTTCTGTATCACAAACACAGTTTCATTTGGGCTGCAACCTACTCCTCGCTATCTACTTCTTTCCCACTTTCTTATGCACTAATCTGACCTTTGTCTTCCTGTTCGGGGCCCCTTCTTCTCTCAGTTACCATCAAACTCCTTCCTCACGACCTGGTATCGGCCTTCGGCGCTCTCCTGCTTCGGCCACGTCAGGTCACGCTCTTCTCGGGTTGGCTTGGGGAACTTCGGCTGCAGCCTGTTGGGACCCCCTACGCGTCCTAGGCTACCGATTTGGTGACGGATCGGTCTTCGGCCAACGACGGTGCCGGAATATACCCGGAACGGGGATCTAGGACGGCGTAGGACAGTAATAGAAATCTTGTGGTTTCTATACTAAAAACGGCGGGGTCCTGGTGGAAGGGAAAAGGGGTTAAACCACGGTAATAGAAATTGTGGTTTTCTTTAGCGGTTACCTGGTGTCCACTTTCCGCTATCTTTTTCCTCACACAACTCTTCGTCTGCTTTCCACTTAACTTTATAATTCTAGCTTAACGACTAGCTTCTTCAGCTGTATCCGGGCAAGTGAACGACCAGTAATTTATATTCGACCGTAGAGGTTCTTGACGTAGGTCGTCGGTCATTCCCCTTTTCCATTCGGGTTTTCAACGATGGCCCCCATTTCGCCACCCTCATGGCCGCCCGAACGTTATGGTACCAGACATCTGGTGGTGGGTTTTGGGAGCTCGGTGAGTGGTAGCCTGCATGGTTACGGTCAACTGACATATTTTAGCCTTATTTCCATGCCTAGCGCTACTGGAGAAAAACCTACACAACTACTTCAAACATTACCTGTCATACATTTTTCGAAACAAAATCTCCTTAACACTATCAATTAACAAACCAAACACTTACAACTACGAGAAGAAttatggacgcagaagttaacctgaattaaactgtgctgtatcaatattgcAGCTGGAAGATCATTGAAAATTAATGTTGAGATCTAGCATTAACCCAATCTGACTTGCAATTCATAGCAATGGTGCAAACTGGATAATACCGAAGATAGAAACTGCTTTCTTTCTTAGATAGTTTGTATGCGTTatgtgaagctgaaagtggttTGTGTTCAGTAAAGGAGGGagaatcaattggtgagctcttttcatgcttttatttcaaatctaaaaaaatggatGGCTACACATTTTTATCGTTACAACGATTGGAATGTTACGTACatatgatttttattcaaaCCACCACAGTGGTTCACCACTGTGAGCATCGGTATCAACTTTCTCTGGACCTTTCTCTATTAACTAACTATATTATCTACTCTATGATCGCTTATCAAAGTTTATCCTGTGACCCaagatcctccccattaacaaacatctctCACAGTAACTATTGTGGAGATACAGAGGTAAAcatggtctccaaatagcaaaggttgcAAACTAGAATTCTTTCCACTAATACCATCTGACTGCAAGGATGTGGCTGACTTAGTTATTgcccctgtataaatagaggcactgaactaaccacactgaagaagattatggccaatcctagCCGAACGTATGGTTGATTCTATGTGCATTTTCATTGAGCTCGGATCAATCACAGAACAGCAACCatagatatgtgtagtcagtctaagctaaatTCATAAATTCTCCGAATTGTACTGTATTTTCGTGGAGTCTTAGAATGGATAGCGTCCAACGAAGATTCATTCGTGTGGCATTAAGGAACCTACCCTGGCGTGATCCATGGAACCTGCCACCATATGCTAATCGATGTAAACTGCTTGATTTGGACTCTCTAGACCGGCGGCGCAAGAATCAACAAGCTGCTTTTACCGCGATACTACTGAACGGAGAAGTCGACTGTTACAGACTTCTTGCTGTTTTGAATATTCGTGTAGCTCCAAGAATGTTACGCGGCACTGCTCTACTCCAACCAAGGTTCCATCGAACAGCTTTCGGTTACCACGAGCCGATGACTGAAATGATCCGCATCTTCTCTAGTGTTTAAGGCTTACCCGAGTTTGGTGATTCCTCCCTGCGATTTACGTCACGCATCAGGCGTCAAAACGATTTTTAGTTAAGTCCCAATTTCATGTAGACAATAGTCagatgaaaataaatcaatgataataataataatgatgaatCACAATAAATATATTCTAATCATTTTTTAGGAGTTagcaagggattttttttagaaatgccaAGAATTCAGCCAAGAACTTCTACAGAGTGTGTTTAAGGAGCTCTGAAAGAAATGCTCAACAGATCGTCaacagattcttccaggaatgcctTGAGGAATCGAGAgcattatttgtataatatgcGGGTTAATCTAAGAAATGTCCCAAAGACTCTTAAGGTGTTTAGTTCGCCATGCATATTCTAGTAATTTGTCAAGAAATACTAGGAATGCTTATGGCAATTTGTCCAAGAACGTCTACATATAGTTGTAGAAATTCTGTAGACAAGATGTCACTTCGTGTTGAATTATGgataggacaatcctttgactgtcctactcaGGAATGTTTGTGCGTTGTACATGTCCTACACCACTGATCTGAGCAGATGTTCCACTTCTCGCGGGACAGTCCAACAGTTTGACTAATTGTCAGCACTGAAAAGTGTCCCGAGAAATGTTCCGCATTCTCTATGCATTTAAATGTTCCTTATTTCAGGTAAGTTTTAATAACAcctgattctgtttttgcacgggggatgcgtaaatttcaaaaaccgtgtaaaaaagtaacaccatttctcaaagtttcatccaaaaataaggtttggcgaaaaaaaatttatggaaactttttttgcacggccgtgtaaaaaatatccgtgcaaaaacagaatcgggtgtataacAGTTTTGCAGATAAgttacaaaaaatgtattttctCAAATTCTCACAACATTGAAAACTTGTTCGAGGTGGAATTTTGAAAGACTTTTCAGGTCATAGTGCATCCAGTTACTgtgtacgtgctgtagccttatatGCAAGAGCCACATTCCTTTCAGGCTCACCCGTGCACTGTACATTTTGGTACCTATGTTCCTGTATATTTTAATACCTGTGTTCCTcgtttttcttgaaatatttctcaaTGCATCTCATGCGCTCCATCGCATGCGCTGTTCAAAAACAGCGCAATAATTGATGTgaggacaaaatttaaaaacgaGAATAGAATAATAGAAATTGTAACTCCAGGATCGCGCGTTTTCGACcgtatcatgtagaccatcAGGTAAATGCAGAATGAGgtgaaaatagttgtagagactcttcgttactaagcagatgtttcacaacttggataacGATGCAGAGCGTAGCACCGAGCAGCACATGTAACGAATCACCcctaaactgccgtgaatcgcaagtcagtcccatctgcatttttgtcaaaattgagctgagttcagttttcaacatatcttccaatgctctttcagctgccctgATAAGctaataagatttgttcggaaaaagtaggaaaaaaccgcaagtcaaattgtcccataatgaaagtaactgcatatcagtcccactacagatttctgcaccatgtaacacaaaaattaaccgtgttttgatcatctttatatttttcctaggAAGATATCATAGTGATAagtaaattgtgaaagtttcattaggaTTTGagcatgttccaatcctctggattttttttaaatattcgtatggaaaactagtttgaaaacttcacaccctgttttctcaatgcctactttttacagatgggactgacatgcgattctcggcatagcatagcatagcatagactacctgtacatgtcaatggttgctactgcgtgattgatcggaactggtaataattgcattgcgatccaaatgaataagggatgggagtttccacttactctcggagtgcaattttagcagatctaatattattgatcaataacggtgccggccaagtccttacagtcagttgggatagggaaggaacgttagggtgtaatgattgttgcttctagagaccgagaatacctctgcatctccacaatcaccacgggaagggtgtttattagtggagaaggaaaagatctgggagtcacctttggtcggtgatgcgatccatggataagaagGAAAAATACGGTTTATACTTAGAGCTAGttttagttttgtctcaaaaagtttttggtagaagatttgaaataaacgtcaacatctgtattgtcgaaccattcaaaagaagtttttattaatggcgaaaagagaaaaatatatgcgtatatattaaattatatgaaacaggaataatgccgacacttgtagtgaagaaccatacagagtttgtttgaaaattaaataaaagtattactgaacatttatgcctcaagaagaaaagtctttggtagaagtttcaaaataaacgtcgacattcataatgtcgaacaattgaaaaaatattttaagtaatgtcaaaaagtttctatgtttattagaattgtataaaacaggcataatgccgacacttgtagtgacgaaccatacaaagtttgattgaatattacaaaaaagtaacgtttacatgaaaaaatgtgttatcataagcatgaaacgagctcaccagttggtaatccatcctcgtctgaacacgaatatcttttcgcactcacacagcgcgaacagcaaaacttctcggcgcctCGAAAACGAACCGCCTTGCTTGGCTGGTTCCCTGTAACAATGTTCAaggcggctaggagaagcagttggCCTAGGCTTTTTCTGCGGCACGTGCCTCTCCTCGAAGTAAAAACATCAGGTGGTTCCGAAGATAAATGGGTCTGAGTCCAACAGTAATGTTTTTGTCTTGTGTAAACCTCAATTCAGAGCTTGGGTAGATTTCAGGTCATCGGTGGTGTGACATCACACCCGCATTCCTTGAATTATCTTTTCACGGGTCGGGTAGCAGATCATCTCCTAATAAAAAGCATGATGCACAAATgctaaaatcata includes:
- the LOC5565525 gene encoding uncharacterized protein LOC5565525; amino-acid sequence: MGLATTSIALLVLSLAAVGRCDLPQYSVYKSLFTALYECGEYLQVDNVTLDQYIYYGYPSIPEVKRLIHCAMVNVGAWNDNIGVRPNVFRYFFKPNELDTEYEERTQQCLAQICPNEYDQNYRAFETFSCYYRQYGRLVKEDVFNPLETLEFLQLLQFIKLVLNIPNEKVVQFAAGDYLNDPLFKQALYIGVVRIGALSRDKGFLPDVGYAQYGYPQLISPCVQKCIADVAAQYMNADKRELVYQVYVQCWYSFLDPFLRSQFQAALDGSLCDVQVKY